A section of the Bradyrhizobium oligotrophicum S58 genome encodes:
- a CDS encoding CaiB/BaiF CoA transferase family protein: MLDKPAPDTQTRATGPLAGFRIVEFAGIGPGPFACMLLADMGAEVVTLDRVGARKTMKSVAGRGRKVIELDLKDKKVIAEVLELLAGADALIEGFRPGVMERLGLGPDVVLARNPRLVYGRMTGWGQEGPLAQAAGHDINYISITGALAAIGPKERPVPPLNLVGDFGGGALYLVVGVLAALLEASKSGKGQVVDTAMCDGAASLLAMFFDLTAMGRWTEGRERNFLDGGAHFYGVYECACGNFISIGSIEPQFYALLRQHADLSDPAFDAQMDPRAWPALREKLVSVFKSKTREEWCAIMEGTDICFAPVLTMSEAPQHAHMAARGVFVERHGVTQPAPAPRFSRTPSTIREPEVVEIGAVVSAWQVGR; the protein is encoded by the coding sequence GTGCTCGACAAGCCCGCACCAGACACTCAGACCCGCGCCACCGGACCGCTCGCCGGCTTCCGCATCGTCGAGTTCGCCGGCATCGGACCGGGACCGTTCGCCTGCATGCTGCTGGCGGACATGGGCGCGGAGGTCGTCACGCTCGATCGCGTCGGTGCACGCAAGACGATGAAATCGGTCGCCGGCCGCGGCCGCAAGGTCATCGAGCTCGATCTCAAGGACAAGAAGGTCATCGCTGAGGTTCTTGAGTTGCTCGCTGGCGCCGACGCGCTGATCGAAGGTTTCCGTCCCGGCGTGATGGAGCGGCTCGGCCTCGGCCCTGATGTCGTGCTCGCACGCAATCCAAGACTGGTCTATGGCCGCATGACCGGCTGGGGCCAGGAGGGACCGCTGGCGCAGGCGGCCGGCCACGACATCAACTACATCTCGATCACCGGCGCGCTGGCCGCGATCGGGCCGAAGGAGCGCCCGGTGCCGCCGCTCAATCTGGTCGGCGATTTCGGCGGCGGCGCGCTCTATCTCGTCGTCGGCGTGCTCGCCGCGCTGCTCGAAGCGTCGAAGTCGGGCAAGGGCCAGGTGGTGGACACCGCGATGTGCGACGGCGCGGCCTCGCTGCTTGCGATGTTCTTCGACCTCACGGCGATGGGCCGCTGGACCGAGGGACGCGAGCGCAACTTCCTCGACGGCGGCGCGCATTTCTATGGCGTCTACGAATGTGCCTGCGGCAACTTCATCTCGATCGGCTCGATCGAGCCGCAGTTCTACGCGCTGCTGCGCCAGCACGCCGACCTCTCCGATCCCGCCTTCGACGCGCAGATGGACCCGCGCGCATGGCCGGCGCTGAGGGAGAAGCTGGTCAGCGTGTTCAAGAGCAAGACGCGCGAGGAATGGTGCGCGATCATGGAAGGCACCGACATCTGCTTCGCGCCGGTGCTGACCATGTCCGAAGCCCCGCAGCACGCCCACATGGCCGCGCGCGGCGTGTTCGTCGAGCGTCACGGCGTGACGCAACCGGCGCCTGCACCACGGTTTTCGCGCACGCCGTCGACGATACGGGAGCCGGAGGTGGTGGAGATTGGGGCTGTCGTGAGTGCGTGGCAGGTAGGGCGGTAA
- a CDS encoding Lrp/AsnC family transcriptional regulator, with protein sequence MTSVDSFDLRILAALQDDGRLTNQELADLAGLSASQCSRRRMRLEEDGVIAGYRAQLASQALGFELIAFIQITLATHSPDNAQKFRALVNRVDDIQEAYALTGDSDYLLKVVLRDLKSLSDIVNNVLMPHQSVAHVRSSIVLDRLKESAKLPLGSLSTG encoded by the coding sequence ATGACTTCTGTCGACAGCTTCGATCTCCGCATCCTGGCCGCGCTGCAGGACGACGGCCGGCTCACCAACCAGGAGCTGGCCGATCTCGCCGGCCTCTCGGCGTCGCAATGCTCGCGGCGGCGGATGCGGCTGGAGGAGGACGGCGTCATCGCGGGCTATCGGGCGCAGCTCGCCAGCCAGGCGCTGGGCTTCGAGCTGATCGCCTTCATCCAGATCACCCTGGCGACGCATTCGCCCGACAACGCGCAGAAGTTTCGCGCGCTGGTCAACCGCGTCGACGACATCCAGGAGGCGTACGCGCTGACGGGGGATTCCGACTATCTGCTCAAGGTCGTGCTGCGCGATCTCAAGAGCCTGTCCGACATCGTCAACAACGTGCTGATGCCGCACCAGAGCGTGGCGCATGTCCGCTCCTCGATCGTGCTCGACCGCCTCAAGGAGAGCGCCAAGCTGCCGCTGGGTTCGTTGTCGACTGGATGA
- a CDS encoding methyl-accepting chemotaxis protein, translated as MSAHLAPQSRRGNFLTLRFRAKIFLGFAVVLAISAASIGFAYVGFEQVAAAVASYRVSVAEADTARNIDRELVSYQALARYFALTGKPEDEAAATAAQQSLQAAIDKSLAATRAPERRAQLGKLQAQFQTFAKIFSDVVGLTRDNTKLATDQIGIIGNKIRYKFDDLADTAALAGLSSVQTTAKDLTGQYLTASALIGTFIAKPDPKTADGAIARTRFLETSLVTIYANDEKVTQRVAELGDLIKQYRAAFIKFSDNSKALAKLVQDMGTAATEILGLSNGLRSDLAADQQRIEASSNATIAEIERLIAILAVGGLALGAALALMLGNGISKPMITMCKAMRELASGNFDVRLPGLGRADEIGEMAAAVEEFKVQAVAKAERDAATQDAQNKAAVASRRAELIRFADEFETAVGSIVSNVSTSAEQLEQAASTLTRTAETTQSLASRVSGTSDQATSRIHSVASATDELSASVNEIGRQVRESNRIAESAVAQAEETDGRIGKLSRAAQEIGDVVKLITAIAEQTNLLALNATIEAARAGDAGRGFAVVASEVKSLAEQTAKATDDISNHISGMQAATQESVTAIKQIGGTIGQISAIASSIATAVEQQGGATQEIARNVQSVAAGTQEAASDLTQVNRGATQTGQASEEVLRSAKSLSSESGRLREELNRFMANIRAA; from the coding sequence ATGTCTGCGCATTTGGCGCCGCAGTCGCGGCGTGGCAATTTTCTGACCCTGCGCTTCCGCGCCAAAATCTTTCTCGGCTTTGCCGTGGTGCTGGCGATTTCCGCCGCCAGCATCGGCTTCGCCTATGTCGGTTTCGAGCAGGTGGCGGCCGCCGTCGCATCCTATCGGGTCAGCGTCGCGGAGGCCGACACGGCCCGCAATATCGACCGCGAGCTCGTCTCCTATCAGGCGCTCGCCCGCTATTTTGCGCTCACCGGAAAACCCGAGGACGAGGCGGCCGCGACGGCGGCGCAACAGTCGCTGCAGGCGGCGATCGACAAATCGCTGGCGGCGACCCGCGCGCCGGAGCGACGGGCGCAGCTCGGCAAGCTGCAGGCGCAGTTTCAGACCTTCGCCAAGATCTTTTCCGACGTCGTCGGCCTGACCCGCGACAATACGAAGCTGGCGACCGACCAGATCGGCATCATCGGCAACAAGATCCGCTACAAGTTCGACGACCTGGCCGACACGGCGGCGCTGGCGGGGCTGTCCAGCGTGCAAACCACGGCCAAGGATCTGACCGGCCAGTATCTGACCGCCTCGGCCCTGATCGGCACCTTCATTGCGAAGCCTGATCCGAAGACCGCGGACGGCGCGATTGCCAGGACGCGTTTCCTGGAGACGTCGCTGGTCACGATCTACGCCAATGACGAGAAGGTGACGCAGCGCGTCGCTGAGCTGGGCGACCTCATCAAGCAGTACCGTGCCGCCTTCATCAAGTTTTCGGACAATTCCAAGGCGCTGGCGAAGCTGGTGCAGGACATGGGCACCGCCGCGACCGAGATCCTCGGCCTGTCGAACGGGCTGAGGTCCGACCTCGCGGCGGATCAGCAGCGCATCGAAGCCTCCAGCAATGCCACCATCGCCGAGATCGAACGGCTGATCGCGATCCTCGCCGTCGGCGGCCTCGCGCTCGGTGCCGCGCTGGCGCTGATGCTCGGCAACGGTATTTCCAAGCCGATGATCACGATGTGCAAGGCGATGCGCGAGCTCGCTTCCGGCAATTTCGATGTCCGGCTGCCGGGTCTCGGGCGTGCCGATGAGATCGGCGAGATGGCGGCCGCCGTCGAGGAGTTCAAGGTGCAGGCGGTGGCCAAGGCGGAGCGCGACGCCGCGACGCAGGACGCCCAGAACAAGGCCGCCGTGGCGTCGCGCCGGGCCGAGTTGATCCGTTTCGCCGACGAGTTCGAGACCGCCGTCGGCTCGATCGTGTCCAACGTCTCGACCTCGGCCGAGCAGCTCGAGCAGGCCGCCTCGACGCTGACCCGCACCGCGGAGACCACGCAGTCACTGGCGAGCCGCGTCAGCGGCACCTCCGACCAGGCCACGAGCCGCATCCACTCGGTGGCGAGCGCGACCGACGAGCTGTCGGCCTCGGTGAACGAGATCGGCCGTCAGGTCCGCGAGTCCAACCGCATCGCCGAATCGGCTGTCGCCCAGGCCGAGGAGACCGATGGCCGCATCGGCAAGCTGTCGCGCGCGGCGCAGGAGATCGGCGACGTCGTCAAACTGATCACCGCCATCGCCGAGCAGACCAACCTGCTGGCGCTGAACGCCACCATCGAGGCGGCGCGTGCCGGCGATGCCGGCCGCGGCTTCGCGGTGGTGGCTTCCGAGGTCAAGTCGCTGGCCGAGCAGACCGCCAAGGCGACCGACGACATCTCCAACCACATCTCCGGCATGCAGGCGGCGACCCAGGAATCGGTGACCGCGATCAAGCAGATCGGCGGCACCATTGGCCAGATCTCGGCCATCGCCTCGTCGATCGCCACTGCCGTCGAGCAGCAGGGCGGCGCGACCCAGGAGATCGCCAGGAACGTGCAGAGCGTCGCCGCGGGCACGCAGGAGGCCGCTTCCGACCTCACGCAGGTCAATCGCGGCGCGACCCAGACCGGCCAGGCCTCGGAGGAGGTGCTGCGCTCGGCCAAGTCGCTGTCCTCGGAGAGCGGCCGGCTGCGCGAAGAACTCAACCGCTTCATGGCCAACATTCGCGCGGCGTAG
- the fahA gene encoding fumarylacetoacetase: MTHSNAPSLRSFIQIDPASDFPIQNLPYGVFSAADSPKPRVGVAIGDFVLDLAVLEDEGLLDLSPAYEVFAQPSLNPFMALGPVVWSKVRAAISALLRDDNPRLRDDKPLRSRALRPRNEVTLHLPFHVAGYTDFYSSKEHATNVGVMFRGKDNALQPNWLHMPIGYNGRASTVVVSGTRVRRPRGQLKPPSADVPSFGPCKRLDFELEMGVVIGQPSSLGEMLTETQAEAMIFGFVLLNDWSARDIQQWEYVPLGPFQSKAFATSISPWVVTREALEPFRVAGPAQDPTPLPYLQQVSAQNYDLALDVALQAAGSNAVQNISQTNFKYMYWSSVQQLMHHASSGCAMSVGDLLGSGTISGPEKHQRGSLLEISWNGTEPVELAGGVKRTFLEDGDSLVMRGWCQGNGYRVGFGEVEGTIVAAD; the protein is encoded by the coding sequence GTGACCCACTCCAACGCCCCCTCACTCCGCTCCTTCATTCAGATCGATCCGGCCTCGGACTTCCCGATCCAGAACCTGCCCTACGGCGTGTTCTCGGCCGCTGATTCGCCGAAGCCGCGGGTCGGCGTCGCCATCGGCGACTTCGTGCTCGATCTCGCGGTGCTCGAAGACGAAGGCTTGCTCGACCTGTCGCCGGCCTACGAGGTGTTCGCGCAACCTTCGCTCAACCCCTTCATGGCGCTTGGCCCCGTCGTGTGGTCGAAGGTCCGAGCGGCGATCAGCGCGCTCTTGCGCGACGACAATCCGCGGCTGCGCGACGACAAGCCGCTGCGCAGCCGCGCGCTGCGGCCGCGCAACGAGGTCACGCTGCATCTGCCGTTCCACGTCGCCGGCTACACGGACTTTTATTCATCCAAGGAGCACGCCACCAATGTCGGCGTCATGTTCCGCGGCAAGGACAATGCGCTGCAGCCGAACTGGCTGCACATGCCGATCGGCTACAATGGCCGCGCCTCGACCGTGGTCGTGTCGGGCACGAGGGTGCGCCGGCCGCGCGGTCAGCTGAAGCCGCCGAGCGCTGACGTGCCGAGCTTCGGGCCGTGCAAGCGGCTGGATTTCGAGCTCGAGATGGGCGTCGTCATCGGCCAGCCCTCGTCGCTCGGTGAGATGCTGACCGAGACGCAGGCGGAGGCGATGATCTTCGGCTTCGTGCTGCTCAACGACTGGAGCGCGCGTGACATCCAGCAATGGGAATATGTCCCGCTGGGGCCGTTCCAGTCCAAGGCGTTCGCGACCTCGATCAGCCCATGGGTGGTGACGCGGGAGGCGCTGGAGCCATTCCGTGTTGCCGGGCCAGCGCAGGATCCGACGCCGCTGCCCTATCTGCAGCAGGTGTCCGCGCAGAACTACGATCTCGCGCTGGACGTGGCCCTGCAAGCAGCCGGCAGTAACGCAGTGCAGAACATCTCGCAGACCAATTTCAAATACATGTACTGGTCGAGCGTGCAGCAGCTGATGCACCATGCCTCTTCCGGCTGCGCCATGAGCGTCGGTGACCTCCTGGGAAGCGGCACCATCTCCGGTCCCGAGAAGCATCAGCGCGGCAGCTTGCTGGAGATCAGCTGGAACGGCACCGAGCCTGTCGAGCTTGCTGGTGGCGTGAAGCGTACGTTCCTGGAAGACGGCGATTCCCTCGTCATGCGCGGCTGGTGCCAGGGCAACGGCTACCGTGTCGGCTTCGGCGAGGTCGAAGGCACGATCGTCGCGGCCGATTAG
- a CDS encoding xanthine dehydrogenase family protein molybdopterin-binding subunit, protein MGMEGIGASVVRKEDKRFITGKGRYVDDIKLLGMTHAHFVRSPHAHAKVRSIDSSAAEAMPGVVAVLTGKQIVDDKVGNLICGWAITSKDGSPMKMGAWPAMAPETVRFVGQAVAVVIAESKNIARDAAEAVVVEYEELPAVADMPSALKSGAPQLHPEAPGNVVYDWSIGDEAAVNAAFSKAANVVSLELTNNRLAPNAMEPRAAVADYDAAEEHFTLYTTSQNPHVARLVLSAFYNIAPEHKLRVIAPDVGGGFGSKIFIYPEEMVALWASKKVGRPVKWTGDRTEAFLTDAHGRDHISKAEMAFDADHKILGLRVKTHANFGAYMSLFSSSVPTYLYATLLSGQYNIPAIYAEVMGVYTNTTPVDAYRGAGRPEASYLLERLIETAARQFKVDSADLRRKNFITQFPHQTPVIMAYDTGDFNASLDSAMKAIDYAGFPARKAAAKAQGKLRGLGLSCYIEACGIAPSKAVGSLGAGVGLWESAEIRVNPVGTIEVLTGSHSHGQGHETTFCQLIAERLGVPISQVSIVHGDTDKVQFGMGTYGSRSAAVGLTAILKAMEKVEAKAKKIAAHALEASEGDIVIENGEFKVTGTDKSIALPMVALAAYTAHNLPDGMEPGLKETAFYDPTNFTFPAGTYICELEVDEATGKTSFVNFVAADDFGRLINPMIVEGQVHGGLVQGIGQALLEHAMYDSNGQPITASFMDYAMPRADDVPSFKLSHTTTLCPGNPLGVKGCGEAGAIGASAAVINAITDAIGNNKLEMPATPDRVWHAIHG, encoded by the coding sequence ATGGGCATGGAAGGCATTGGCGCGAGCGTCGTCCGCAAGGAAGACAAGCGTTTCATCACCGGCAAGGGCCGCTACGTCGACGACATCAAGCTGCTGGGCATGACCCATGCCCATTTCGTCCGCAGCCCGCACGCGCACGCCAAGGTCAGGAGCATCGACTCTTCGGCCGCCGAGGCGATGCCGGGCGTGGTCGCGGTTTTGACCGGCAAGCAGATCGTCGACGACAAGGTCGGCAATCTGATCTGCGGCTGGGCCATCACCTCGAAGGACGGCTCGCCGATGAAGATGGGCGCATGGCCGGCGATGGCGCCGGAGACCGTGCGCTTCGTCGGCCAGGCCGTCGCGGTCGTGATCGCCGAGAGCAAGAACATCGCCCGTGACGCGGCCGAAGCGGTCGTGGTCGAATATGAGGAGTTGCCGGCGGTCGCCGACATGCCCTCCGCGCTGAAGTCCGGCGCGCCACAGCTGCACCCGGAAGCCCCCGGCAACGTCGTCTATGACTGGTCGATCGGTGACGAAGCCGCGGTCAATGCCGCCTTCTCCAAGGCCGCCAATGTCGTGAGCCTCGAGCTCACCAACAACCGGCTGGCCCCCAACGCGATGGAGCCGCGTGCGGCGGTTGCCGATTACGACGCCGCCGAAGAGCACTTCACGCTCTACACGACCTCGCAGAACCCGCACGTCGCCCGCCTGGTGCTGTCGGCGTTCTACAACATCGCCCCGGAGCATAAGCTGCGCGTGATCGCGCCTGACGTCGGCGGCGGCTTCGGCTCCAAGATCTTCATCTATCCCGAGGAGATGGTGGCGCTGTGGGCCTCCAAGAAGGTCGGCCGTCCGGTGAAATGGACCGGCGACCGCACCGAGGCGTTCCTGACCGACGCGCACGGCCGCGACCACATTTCCAAGGCCGAGATGGCGTTCGATGCCGACCACAAGATCCTTGGCCTGCGGGTCAAGACCCACGCCAATTTCGGCGCCTACATGTCGCTGTTCTCGTCGTCGGTCCCGACCTATCTGTACGCGACCCTGCTGTCGGGCCAGTACAATATCCCGGCGATCTACGCCGAGGTGATGGGCGTCTACACCAACACCACGCCGGTCGACGCCTACAGAGGCGCGGGGCGACCCGAAGCGAGCTATCTGCTCGAGCGGCTGATCGAGACGGCGGCACGCCAGTTCAAGGTGGATTCGGCCGATCTCAGGCGGAAGAACTTCATCACCCAGTTCCCGCACCAGACCCCGGTGATCATGGCCTACGACACCGGTGACTTCAACGCTTCGCTGGATTCGGCGATGAAGGCGATCGACTATGCCGGCTTCCCGGCGCGCAAGGCGGCCGCCAAGGCGCAGGGCAAGCTGCGCGGCCTCGGCCTCTCCTGCTACATCGAAGCCTGCGGCATCGCGCCGTCGAAGGCGGTGGGCAGCTTAGGGGCCGGCGTCGGCCTGTGGGAATCGGCTGAGATCCGCGTCAATCCGGTCGGCACCATCGAGGTGCTCACGGGTTCGCACAGCCACGGCCAGGGCCACGAGACCACCTTCTGCCAGCTGATCGCCGAACGCCTCGGCGTGCCGATCAGCCAGGTCTCGATCGTCCATGGCGACACCGACAAGGTGCAGTTCGGCATGGGCACCTACGGCTCGCGCTCGGCCGCCGTCGGTCTCACCGCGATCCTGAAGGCGATGGAGAAGGTCGAGGCCAAGGCCAAGAAGATCGCGGCCCATGCGCTCGAGGCCTCCGAAGGCGACATCGTCATCGAGAACGGCGAGTTCAAGGTGACCGGCACCGACAAGTCGATCGCGCTGCCGATGGTCGCGCTCGCCGCCTACACCGCGCACAACCTGCCGGACGGCATGGAGCCCGGATTGAAGGAGACCGCCTTCTACGATCCGACCAACTTCACCTTCCCGGCCGGCACCTATATCTGCGAGCTCGAGGTCGATGAGGCCACCGGCAAGACGTCGTTCGTCAACTTCGTCGCGGCGGACGATTTCGGCCGGCTGATCAACCCGATGATCGTCGAAGGCCAGGTCCATGGCGGTCTGGTCCAGGGCATCGGCCAGGCGCTGCTCGAGCACGCGATGTACGACAGCAACGGCCAGCCGATCACCGCGTCCTTCATGGACTACGCGATGCCGCGCGCCGACGACGTGCCGTCGTTCAAGCTCAGCCACACCACGACCCTGTGCCCGGGCAATCCGCTCGGCGTGAAGGGCTGCGGCGAGGCCGGCGCGATCGGCGCATCCGCCGCCGTGATCAACGCGATCACGGATGCGATCGGCAACAACAAGCTCGAAATGCCGGCGACGCCTGACCGCGTCTGGCATGCGATCCACGGTTGA
- a CDS encoding (2Fe-2S)-binding protein encodes MSTVKLTVNGKAVSAEVEDRTLLVHLLRDHLNLTGTHVGCDTSQCGACVVHIDGRSVKSCTVLAAQAAGANVTTIEGIAKGDELHPMQAAFRDNHGLQCGYCTPGMIMSAIDIVHRHGGELDEATVREELEGNICRCTGYHNIVKAVLDAAGRMKVAQAAE; translated from the coding sequence GTGTCGACAGTCAAACTGACGGTGAACGGCAAGGCGGTCTCGGCTGAGGTCGAGGATCGCACCCTGCTCGTTCACCTCCTGCGGGATCATCTGAATCTTACCGGCACCCATGTCGGCTGTGATACCAGCCAATGCGGCGCCTGCGTCGTCCACATCGACGGCCGCTCCGTGAAATCCTGCACCGTGCTGGCCGCCCAGGCCGCCGGCGCCAACGTCACCACCATCGAAGGCATTGCCAAGGGCGACGAACTGCACCCGATGCAGGCGGCGTTTCGCGACAATCACGGCCTGCAATGCGGCTATTGCACGCCGGGCATGATCATGTCGGCCATCGATATTGTGCACCGCCACGGAGGCGAGCTCGACGAGGCCACCGTGCGTGAGGAGCTGGAAGGCAACATCTGCCGCTGCACCGGCTATCACAACATCGTCAAGGCCGTTCTCGATGCCGCCGGACGCATGAAGGTCGCTCAGGCTGCCGAATAA
- the hppD gene encoding 4-hydroxyphenylpyruvate dioxygenase: MGPFPHDAPPATVSADNPMGTDGFEFVEYAHPDAHELHALFKLMGFAVVARHKTKAITLYRQGDINYLVNEEPGTHGHDFVAAHGPCAPSMAFRVVDAKVAYARAIALGAEPADLPASQKTLDVPVIKGIGGSLLYLVDRYGAKGSAYDLEFEWTGERNPRPTGSGLYYIDHLTHNVHRGRMDVWTGFYEKLFNFRQIRFFDIEGRASGLFSRALTSPDGKIRIPINEDAGDSGQIEEYLKIYRGEGIQHIACGARDIYLTVEGLRSAGLPFMPSPPDTYFERIDGRLPKHGEDLDRLKRNGILIDGEGVVAGGHTKVLLQIFSANAIGPIFFEFIQRKGDDGFGEGNFKALFESIEEDQIRRGVLKVEAAE; encoded by the coding sequence ATGGGTCCGTTTCCGCACGATGCGCCGCCTGCCACCGTCTCCGCCGACAACCCGATGGGCACCGACGGCTTCGAGTTCGTCGAATATGCCCACCCCGACGCGCATGAACTGCATGCCCTGTTCAAGCTGATGGGTTTCGCCGTGGTGGCGCGCCACAAGACCAAGGCGATCACGCTGTATCGCCAGGGCGACATCAACTATCTCGTCAACGAGGAGCCCGGCACTCACGGGCACGACTTCGTCGCCGCGCACGGCCCCTGCGCGCCGTCGATGGCGTTCCGTGTCGTCGATGCAAAGGTGGCCTATGCGCGGGCGATTGCGCTCGGCGCCGAACCAGCCGACCTGCCGGCATCGCAGAAGACGCTGGACGTGCCTGTCATCAAGGGCATCGGCGGCAGCCTGCTGTATCTCGTCGATCGCTATGGCGCCAAGGGCTCGGCCTACGATCTCGAATTCGAGTGGACCGGCGAGCGCAATCCGCGCCCAACCGGCTCCGGCCTCTATTACATCGATCACCTGACCCACAACGTGCATCGCGGCCGCATGGACGTCTGGACCGGCTTCTACGAAAAACTGTTCAACTTCCGCCAGATCCGCTTCTTCGATATCGAAGGCCGCGCCTCCGGCCTGTTCTCGCGCGCGCTGACCAGCCCCGACGGCAAGATCCGCATTCCCATCAATGAGGATGCCGGCGATTCCGGGCAGATCGAGGAGTATCTCAAGATTTATCGCGGCGAGGGCATCCAGCACATCGCCTGCGGCGCCCGCGACATCTACTTGACCGTCGAAGGCCTGCGCAGCGCCGGCCTGCCGTTCATGCCGTCGCCGCCGGACACCTATTTCGAGCGCATCGATGGAAGGCTGCCCAAGCATGGCGAGGACCTCGACCGCCTGAAGAGAAACGGCATCCTGATCGATGGCGAAGGAGTCGTCGCGGGCGGCCACACCAAGGTGCTGCTGCAGATCTTCTCGGCCAATGCGATCGGCCCGATCTTCTTCGAATTCATCCAGCGCAAGGGCGATGACGGTTTTGGCGAGGGCAACTTCAAGGCGCTGTTCGAATCGATCGAAGAGGACCAGATCCGCCGTGGCGTGCTGAAGGTGGAAGCGGCTGAGTAG
- a CDS encoding DUF1272 domain-containing protein has translation MALQLRPNCEYCDKDLPPSAQDARICSYECTFCADCVATRLFNVCPNCGGGFAPRPIRPGHEWRPGVCTVKQVPSDKRVHLKYAAEDVTAFVAGVRDVPPAER, from the coding sequence ATGGCGCTGCAGCTTCGGCCCAACTGCGAATATTGCGACAAGGACCTGCCGCCATCAGCGCAGGACGCGCGCATCTGCTCCTATGAATGCACCTTCTGCGCCGACTGCGTCGCGACCAGGCTGTTCAACGTCTGCCCGAACTGTGGCGGCGGCTTCGCGCCGCGGCCGATCCGGCCCGGACACGAATGGCGGCCGGGCGTCTGCACGGTGAAACAAGTGCCGTCGGACAAGCGCGTTCATCTGAAATATGCGGCCGAGGATGTCACGGCCTTCGTAGCGGGCGTCAGGGACGTGCCGCCAGCGGAGCGCTGA
- a CDS encoding FAD binding domain-containing protein, translating to MYETTYHRASSVDEAAALFAKGSEAKFLAGGHTLLPVMKQRLASPSDVIDIGKIKDLIGVQLSGDTLVIKAATTYYDIMTNADVKKAIPAISYLTSVLGDPAVRHRGTIGGSIANNDPAADFPAALISLGATVKTNKRSIAADDFFKGLFTTALEDGEIITEVAFPVPDKAGYAKMRHPASRFALTGVFVTKTKGGDVRVAATGASQSGVMRVSAIEAALKANWSASAIDGVSVSASGLLSDIHGSADYRANLVKVMAQRAVAAAG from the coding sequence ATGTACGAGACGACCTACCATCGCGCCTCCTCGGTCGACGAAGCGGCGGCGCTGTTCGCCAAAGGCAGCGAAGCCAAGTTCCTCGCCGGCGGCCACACCTTGCTTCCGGTCATGAAGCAGCGCCTCGCCAGCCCGTCTGACGTCATCGACATCGGCAAGATCAAGGACCTGATCGGCGTGCAGCTTTCGGGCGATACGCTCGTGATCAAGGCGGCGACGACCTATTACGACATCATGACCAATGCCGACGTGAAGAAGGCGATCCCCGCGATCTCCTATCTCACCTCGGTGCTCGGCGATCCTGCCGTGCGTCACCGCGGCACCATCGGCGGCTCGATCGCCAATAACGATCCGGCCGCGGATTTCCCGGCGGCGCTGATCTCGCTCGGCGCCACCGTGAAGACCAACAAGCGGTCGATTGCAGCCGATGATTTCTTCAAGGGCCTGTTCACGACGGCGCTCGAGGACGGCGAGATCATCACCGAGGTGGCGTTCCCGGTTCCCGATAAGGCCGGCTACGCCAAGATGCGCCACCCGGCGTCGCGCTTCGCGCTGACCGGCGTGTTCGTCACCAAGACCAAGGGCGGCGATGTCCGCGTCGCCGCCACCGGCGCGTCGCAGAGCGGCGTGATGCGTGTCTCGGCCATCGAAGCGGCACTGAAGGCGAACTGGTCAGCCTCGGCGATCGACGGCGTCAGCGTCTCCGCGAGCGGCCTGCTGAGCGACATTCACGGCTCTGCCGATTACCGCGCCAACCTGGTGAAGGTGATGGCGCAGCGCGCGGTCGCAGCCGCCGGCTAG